In a genomic window of Spirosoma agri:
- a CDS encoding type 1 glutamine amidotransferase, which translates to MSLTKIAVLDMNNNHANEGMRCILHLIRSVQGNDQAELAFDVFNVRAGTEIPGLDYDIYISSGGPGSPLASEEAWEKPYFNLIDQLFAWNRKNDRKKFVFLICHSFQLTVRHLELGFLSKRKSTSFGIFPIHQTDDGCADAVFQGLPEPFYAVDSRDYQITEPNLDRMNEMGASILCLEKIRPHVPLDRAVMAIRFSPEIVGTQFHPEADNEGMLRYFLTDEKRNQIVTNFGQEKYDEMVAYLQDPDKIALTESVILPGFLRQAIAALSLSDQFVELN; encoded by the coding sequence ATGAGCTTAACAAAAATCGCCGTACTGGACATGAATAACAACCACGCCAACGAAGGCATGCGTTGTATTCTGCATCTTATCCGAAGCGTCCAGGGCAACGACCAGGCCGAACTGGCTTTCGATGTGTTTAACGTTCGGGCGGGTACTGAAATTCCCGGTCTGGATTACGATATTTATATTTCGTCCGGGGGACCGGGCAGCCCGCTGGCCTCTGAGGAAGCGTGGGAAAAACCGTATTTCAACCTGATCGACCAGCTATTTGCCTGGAACCGGAAAAACGATCGCAAGAAGTTCGTGTTCCTGATCTGTCATTCATTCCAGCTAACCGTCCGGCATCTGGAATTAGGCTTTCTCAGCAAACGCAAATCAACGTCATTCGGCATTTTCCCCATTCACCAGACGGACGATGGCTGTGCAGATGCCGTTTTCCAGGGGTTACCCGAACCGTTCTACGCGGTTGATTCGCGAGATTATCAGATCACCGAACCCAACCTGGATCGCATGAACGAGATGGGTGCGTCGATTCTGTGCCTGGAGAAAATCCGGCCCCACGTGCCGCTCGACCGCGCCGTTATGGCCATTCGTTTTTCACCCGAAATTGTGGGTACTCAGTTTCATCCCGAAGCGGACAACGAGGGTATGTTGCGCTACTTCCTGACCGATGAGAAACGGAATCAGATCGTAACCAACTTCGGACAGGAGAAATACGACGAAATGGTCGCCTATTTGCAGGACCCGGACAAAATTGCGCTAACGGAGTCCGTTATTCTCCCCGGTTTTCTGCGTCAGGCCATTGCGGCCCTGTCGCTCTCCGATCAATTTGTCGAACTGAATTAA
- a CDS encoding aspartate aminotransferase family protein has translation MQTVTHRQLFFQHIAQTSDFPLGLEIERSEGVFIYSTAGKPYMDLISGIGVSNVGHRHPRVLEAIQNQLDKYLHLMVYGEYVQTPQTLLAHALSETLPTGLDSVYFTNSGTEAVEGAMKVAKRFTGRTEIISCFNAYHGSTQGALSLSGDENFKRNYRPLLPDIRHIHPGHWADIEKITTRTAAVIMEVIGGEAGIRVHDAAYLQAVRQRCTDVGALLVFDEIQTGFGRTGTFWAFEAVGAVPDILLCAKGMGGGMPIGAFISSEAVMSVLKNNPILGHITTFGGHPVSCAASLATLTVIKEEKLHEAAEAKGQLFRQLLKHPAIREVRGKGLMLAVEFASFDVLKPVIDRAIDKGVITDWFLFCNNSMRIAPPLIITDEQIREACAVLLSVLDS, from the coding sequence ATGCAAACGGTGACACACCGACAGTTATTTTTTCAGCACATAGCACAGACCTCCGATTTCCCGTTAGGGTTGGAAATCGAGCGTTCAGAAGGTGTATTTATTTATTCAACGGCGGGCAAACCGTACATGGACCTGATTTCGGGTATTGGCGTCAGTAACGTCGGCCACCGGCATCCGCGCGTATTGGAAGCGATTCAGAACCAGCTGGATAAATACCTCCACCTGATGGTCTACGGGGAGTACGTACAAACCCCGCAAACGTTGCTGGCCCATGCTCTGTCGGAAACGTTGCCCACCGGTCTGGATTCGGTTTACTTCACCAATTCGGGGACGGAGGCCGTTGAGGGAGCGATGAAAGTAGCCAAACGCTTTACGGGCCGGACCGAGATCATAAGCTGTTTTAACGCGTACCACGGTTCAACGCAGGGCGCGCTGTCGCTGTCGGGTGACGAAAATTTTAAGCGTAATTACCGACCCCTTCTGCCCGATATACGGCATATACACCCCGGCCATTGGGCTGACATCGAGAAAATTACCACACGAACGGCAGCTGTCATCATGGAAGTGATCGGGGGCGAAGCGGGGATTCGGGTTCACGATGCCGCTTACTTACAGGCGGTTCGCCAACGATGCACGGATGTTGGCGCGTTACTGGTGTTTGACGAAATTCAGACCGGTTTCGGACGGACGGGCACATTCTGGGCCTTCGAAGCCGTCGGGGCTGTACCCGATATCCTGCTGTGTGCGAAAGGCATGGGGGGCGGGATGCCGATCGGTGCGTTTATCAGCTCAGAAGCGGTGATGAGCGTACTCAAAAACAACCCGATTCTGGGCCATATCACCACGTTTGGCGGTCATCCGGTGTCGTGCGCAGCCTCGCTGGCAACCCTAACGGTGATTAAAGAGGAGAAACTTCACGAAGCCGCCGAAGCGAAAGGCCAGTTGTTCCGGCAGTTGCTAAAGCATCCCGCCATTCGGGAAGTACGGGGCAAAGGATTGATGCTGGCCGTTGAATTTGCGTCGTTTGATGTGTTGAAACCCGTTATTGACCGGGCCATTGACAAGGGCGTCATCACCGACTGGTTCCTGTTTTGTAACAACTCGATGCGCATTGCCCCACCGCTGATCATCACGGACGAGCAAATTCGGGAAGCGTGTGCGGTACTTTTATCGGTACTGGATAGCTGA
- a CDS encoding carboxylate-amine ligase, with the protein MPVFTLGIEEEFQTIDPATGELRSHMSKIVDGGQIVLQERVKAEMHQAVVEVGTNICHNIQDARQEVTYLRKMIIELADKQNLKIAAAGTHPFSDWQEQLITPNERYDRLIDELRDVARSNLIFGLHVHVGIENRNEGIQIMNAVRYFLPHVYALSTNSPFWRGRNTGFKSYRSKVFDKFPRTGIPDYFSSAAEYDEYIALLVKTNCIDNGKKIWWDIRLHPFFDTIEFRICDVPMRIDETICLAAIMQALVAKIYKLHKQNLNFRPYRRILINENKWRAARYGIEGKLIDFGKQEEVPTHHLIHELLSFIDDVVDELGSRAECEYVLKILEMGTGADRQLAVFQQHNDLKRVVDYIVEETSFGIN; encoded by the coding sequence ATGCCCGTATTTACTCTCGGAATCGAAGAAGAATTTCAAACGATTGATCCTGCAACCGGCGAGTTACGCTCCCACATGTCAAAGATTGTTGATGGTGGACAAATCGTTCTTCAGGAACGCGTAAAAGCGGAGATGCACCAGGCCGTTGTTGAAGTAGGCACCAACATCTGTCATAACATTCAGGATGCGCGCCAAGAGGTAACGTACCTCCGCAAAATGATCATTGAGCTGGCTGATAAGCAGAACCTGAAGATTGCTGCGGCCGGTACGCACCCGTTTTCGGACTGGCAGGAACAGCTCATCACGCCCAACGAGCGGTACGACCGGCTTATTGATGAACTGCGTGATGTTGCCCGGTCCAACCTCATATTTGGTCTGCACGTGCACGTGGGCATCGAAAACCGGAACGAAGGTATTCAGATCATGAACGCCGTGCGTTACTTTCTTCCCCATGTGTACGCGCTCTCAACCAATTCACCGTTCTGGCGGGGTCGCAACACGGGCTTCAAATCGTACCGGTCGAAGGTGTTCGACAAGTTTCCCCGCACGGGCATTCCCGATTATTTCTCGTCGGCGGCCGAATATGATGAGTACATCGCGCTGCTCGTGAAGACCAACTGCATCGACAATGGCAAAAAGATATGGTGGGATATTCGGCTGCACCCCTTCTTCGACACCATTGAGTTTCGGATTTGCGACGTGCCGATGCGGATCGACGAAACGATCTGTCTGGCCGCGATCATGCAGGCGCTGGTTGCTAAAATTTACAAGCTGCACAAACAGAATTTGAATTTCCGGCCCTACCGTCGGATACTGATCAACGAGAACAAATGGCGGGCCGCTCGCTACGGCATTGAGGGGAAACTCATTGATTTCGGCAAGCAGGAAGAAGTGCCAACCCATCATCTGATCCACGAATTACTCAGCTTTATCGACGATGTGGTTGACGAACTAGGCAGCCGGGCGGAATGCGAATACGTGCTAAAAATCCTGGAAATGGGCACGGGCGCAGACCGCCAACTCGCTGTTTTCCAACAACACAACGACCTCAAGCGGGTCGTCGATTACATAGTTGAGGAAACTTCTTTTGGCATAAACTAG